From Triticum urartu cultivar G1812 chromosome 2, Tu2.1, whole genome shotgun sequence, a single genomic window includes:
- the LOC125536167 gene encoding uncharacterized WD repeat-containing protein C2A9.03-like isoform X2: MLTKFYAGLLMLRNLVWATSKHDVYMAQNNSVMHWSSLLQRGTEVLRVAGQVVPKQKGHGAQTLSRVQISTMALKDNFMVAGGFRGELIFKYVDKPGVVFCTNVADNKNSVTNAVDVYESPSGATRATAANNDCTVKFLDAERCSLLSRFNFPWSVNNTSVSPDGKLLAVLGDSSDCVIADAQSGEEIATLKGHLDYSFSSAWHPGGNVLATGNQDKTCRLWDTRNLSAPFAVLGGRIGAVRGLRFSSDGRFLAAAEAADFVHVYDARAGYGAAQEIGLFGEIAGVAFSPDAGALFVGVADRAYGSLLEFGRRGRHAYLDSYL; the protein is encoded by the exons ATGCTAACAAAATTTTATGCAGGACTTCTTATG CTAAGGAATCTTGTGTGGGCCACATCCAAGCATGATGTTTACATGGCACAGAACAATTCAGTGATGCACTGGTCTTCTCTTCTTCAAAGAGGGACAGAAGTGCTCCGCGTTGCAGGCCAAGTTGTTCCAAAGCAG AAGGGGCATGGAGCTCAGACACTGTCCAGGGTGCAGATCAGCACAATGGCCCTAAAAGACAATTTCATGGTAGCAGGCGGTTTCCGCGGCGAACTGATTTTCAAG TATGTTGACAAGCCCGGGGTGGTATTCTGTACGAATGTCGCTGATAATAAAAATTCTGTCACGAATGCTGTAGATGTGTACGAGTCTCCCAG CGGCGCTACTCGAGCGACGGCGGCCAACAATGACTGCACCGTCAAATTTCTTGATGCTGAGAGGTGCAGCCTGCTTAGTCGTTTTAATTTCCCGTGGTCGGTCAAT AACACATCGGTGAGTCCTGATGGCAAGCTTCTTGCGGTTCTCGGCGACAGCTCCGACTGCGTGATCGCCGACGCTCAATCGGGCGAA GAGATAGCGACTCTCAAGGGGCACCTGGACTACTCGTTCTCATCGGCCTGGCACCCCGGCGGGAACGTCCTGGCGACGGGGAACCAGGACAAGACGTGCCGGCTGTGGGACACGCGCAACCTGTCGGCGCCGTTCGCGGTGCTGGGAGGGAGGATCGGCGCGGTCCGGGGCCTCCGGTTCTCGTCGGACGGGCGGTtcctggcggcggcggaggcggcggactTCGTCCACGTGTACGACGCGCGGGCCGGCTACGGCGCCGCGCAGGAGATCGGCCTGTTCGGGGAGATCGCCGGCGTGGCGTTCAGCCCGGACGCGGGCGCGCTGTTCGTCGGGGTGGCCGACCGGGCCTACGGCAGCTTGCTCGAGTTCGGCAGGCGGGGCCGGCACGCTTACCTGGACTCGTACCTGTGA
- the LOC125536167 gene encoding uncharacterized WD repeat-containing protein C2A9.03-like isoform X1 yields the protein MGVMPRNVHDCVGSYWSFGLCSFRHNSHCQSVFQQILMDTLRNLVWATSKHDVYMAQNNSVMHWSSLLQRGTEVLRVAGQVVPKQKGHGAQTLSRVQISTMALKDNFMVAGGFRGELIFKYVDKPGVVFCTNVADNKNSVTNAVDVYESPSGATRATAANNDCTVKFLDAERCSLLSRFNFPWSVNNTSVSPDGKLLAVLGDSSDCVIADAQSGEEIATLKGHLDYSFSSAWHPGGNVLATGNQDKTCRLWDTRNLSAPFAVLGGRIGAVRGLRFSSDGRFLAAAEAADFVHVYDARAGYGAAQEIGLFGEIAGVAFSPDAGALFVGVADRAYGSLLEFGRRGRHAYLDSYL from the exons ATGGGAGTGATGCCTAGAAATGTGCATGATTGTGTAGGAAGTTATTGGTCCTTCGGTTTGTGCAGTTTCAGACACAACTCACATTGCCAATCGGTATTCCAGCAAATTCTTATGGATACG CTAAGGAATCTTGTGTGGGCCACATCCAAGCATGATGTTTACATGGCACAGAACAATTCAGTGATGCACTGGTCTTCTCTTCTTCAAAGAGGGACAGAAGTGCTCCGCGTTGCAGGCCAAGTTGTTCCAAAGCAG AAGGGGCATGGAGCTCAGACACTGTCCAGGGTGCAGATCAGCACAATGGCCCTAAAAGACAATTTCATGGTAGCAGGCGGTTTCCGCGGCGAACTGATTTTCAAG TATGTTGACAAGCCCGGGGTGGTATTCTGTACGAATGTCGCTGATAATAAAAATTCTGTCACGAATGCTGTAGATGTGTACGAGTCTCCCAG CGGCGCTACTCGAGCGACGGCGGCCAACAATGACTGCACCGTCAAATTTCTTGATGCTGAGAGGTGCAGCCTGCTTAGTCGTTTTAATTTCCCGTGGTCGGTCAAT AACACATCGGTGAGTCCTGATGGCAAGCTTCTTGCGGTTCTCGGCGACAGCTCCGACTGCGTGATCGCCGACGCTCAATCGGGCGAA GAGATAGCGACTCTCAAGGGGCACCTGGACTACTCGTTCTCATCGGCCTGGCACCCCGGCGGGAACGTCCTGGCGACGGGGAACCAGGACAAGACGTGCCGGCTGTGGGACACGCGCAACCTGTCGGCGCCGTTCGCGGTGCTGGGAGGGAGGATCGGCGCGGTCCGGGGCCTCCGGTTCTCGTCGGACGGGCGGTtcctggcggcggcggaggcggcggactTCGTCCACGTGTACGACGCGCGGGCCGGCTACGGCGCCGCGCAGGAGATCGGCCTGTTCGGGGAGATCGCCGGCGTGGCGTTCAGCCCGGACGCGGGCGCGCTGTTCGTCGGGGTGGCCGACCGGGCCTACGGCAGCTTGCTCGAGTTCGGCAGGCGGGGCCGGCACGCTTACCTGGACTCGTACCTGTGA
- the LOC125536167 gene encoding uncharacterized WD repeat-containing protein C2A9.03-like isoform X4, which produces MAQNNSVMHWSSLLQRGTEVLRVAGQVVPKQKGHGAQTLSRVQISTMALKDNFMVAGGFRGELIFKYVDKPGVVFCTNVADNKNSVTNAVDVYESPSGATRATAANNDCTVKFLDAERCSLLSRFNFPWSVNNTSVSPDGKLLAVLGDSSDCVIADAQSGEEIATLKGHLDYSFSSAWHPGGNVLATGNQDKTCRLWDTRNLSAPFAVLGGRIGAVRGLRFSSDGRFLAAAEAADFVHVYDARAGYGAAQEIGLFGEIAGVAFSPDAGALFVGVADRAYGSLLEFGRRGRHAYLDSYL; this is translated from the exons ATGGCACAGAACAATTCAGTGATGCACTGGTCTTCTCTTCTTCAAAGAGGGACAGAAGTGCTCCGCGTTGCAGGCCAAGTTGTTCCAAAGCAG AAGGGGCATGGAGCTCAGACACTGTCCAGGGTGCAGATCAGCACAATGGCCCTAAAAGACAATTTCATGGTAGCAGGCGGTTTCCGCGGCGAACTGATTTTCAAG TATGTTGACAAGCCCGGGGTGGTATTCTGTACGAATGTCGCTGATAATAAAAATTCTGTCACGAATGCTGTAGATGTGTACGAGTCTCCCAG CGGCGCTACTCGAGCGACGGCGGCCAACAATGACTGCACCGTCAAATTTCTTGATGCTGAGAGGTGCAGCCTGCTTAGTCGTTTTAATTTCCCGTGGTCGGTCAAT AACACATCGGTGAGTCCTGATGGCAAGCTTCTTGCGGTTCTCGGCGACAGCTCCGACTGCGTGATCGCCGACGCTCAATCGGGCGAA GAGATAGCGACTCTCAAGGGGCACCTGGACTACTCGTTCTCATCGGCCTGGCACCCCGGCGGGAACGTCCTGGCGACGGGGAACCAGGACAAGACGTGCCGGCTGTGGGACACGCGCAACCTGTCGGCGCCGTTCGCGGTGCTGGGAGGGAGGATCGGCGCGGTCCGGGGCCTCCGGTTCTCGTCGGACGGGCGGTtcctggcggcggcggaggcggcggactTCGTCCACGTGTACGACGCGCGGGCCGGCTACGGCGCCGCGCAGGAGATCGGCCTGTTCGGGGAGATCGCCGGCGTGGCGTTCAGCCCGGACGCGGGCGCGCTGTTCGTCGGGGTGGCCGACCGGGCCTACGGCAGCTTGCTCGAGTTCGGCAGGCGGGGCCGGCACGCTTACCTGGACTCGTACCTGTGA
- the LOC125536167 gene encoding uncharacterized WD repeat-containing protein C2A9.03-like isoform X3, whose amino-acid sequence MAVYLNDDLEDLQDDHFDSDGFGFSGGRDGHPSSPNKHKNDTSAVQYRNGKDMQGIPWERLKYSRDQYRKMRLEHYKNYENLARSHQGFDMECKQVETNDRFYDFCFNTRLVKPTIVHFQLRNLVWATSKHDVYMAQNNSVMHWSSLLQRGTEVLRVAGQVVPKQKGHGAQTLSRVQISTMALKDNFMVAGGFRGELIFKYVDKPGVVFCTNVADNKNSVTNAVDVYESPSGATRATAANNDCTVKFLDAERCSLLSRFNFPWSVNNTSVSPDGKLLAVLGDSSDCVIADAQSGEEIATLKGHLDYSFSSAWHPGGNVLATGNQDKTCRLWDTRNLSAPFAVLGGRIGAVRGLRFSSDGRFLAAAEAADFVHVYDARAGYGAAQEIGLFGEIAGVAFSPDAGALFVGVADRAYGSLLEFGRRGRHAYLDSYL is encoded by the exons ATGGCCGTGTACTTGAACGACGATTTGGAAGACCTGCAAGACGACCACTTCGACTCCGACGGGTTTGGCTTCTCCGGCGGCCGCGACGGCCATCCCTCAAGCCCG AATAAGCATAAGAATGATACATCAGCCGTGCAGTACAGAAATGGAAAAGACATGCAAGGGATACCATGGGAGAGGTTAAAATACAGTAGAGATCAGTATCGCAAGATGAGGCTGGAGCATTACAAGAATTATGAGAACCTCGCGAGGTCACACCAGGGGTTTGATATG GAGTGCAAACAAGTGGAGACAAATGACAGGTTCTATGATTTCTGCTTCAACACACGACTTGTCAAGCCAACGATAGTGCATTTTCAG CTAAGGAATCTTGTGTGGGCCACATCCAAGCATGATGTTTACATGGCACAGAACAATTCAGTGATGCACTGGTCTTCTCTTCTTCAAAGAGGGACAGAAGTGCTCCGCGTTGCAGGCCAAGTTGTTCCAAAGCAG AAGGGGCATGGAGCTCAGACACTGTCCAGGGTGCAGATCAGCACAATGGCCCTAAAAGACAATTTCATGGTAGCAGGCGGTTTCCGCGGCGAACTGATTTTCAAG TATGTTGACAAGCCCGGGGTGGTATTCTGTACGAATGTCGCTGATAATAAAAATTCTGTCACGAATGCTGTAGATGTGTACGAGTCTCCCAG CGGCGCTACTCGAGCGACGGCGGCCAACAATGACTGCACCGTCAAATTTCTTGATGCTGAGAGGTGCAGCCTGCTTAGTCGTTTTAATTTCCCGTGGTCGGTCAAT AACACATCGGTGAGTCCTGATGGCAAGCTTCTTGCGGTTCTCGGCGACAGCTCCGACTGCGTGATCGCCGACGCTCAATCGGGCGAA GAGATAGCGACTCTCAAGGGGCACCTGGACTACTCGTTCTCATCGGCCTGGCACCCCGGCGGGAACGTCCTGGCGACGGGGAACCAGGACAAGACGTGCCGGCTGTGGGACACGCGCAACCTGTCGGCGCCGTTCGCGGTGCTGGGAGGGAGGATCGGCGCGGTCCGGGGCCTCCGGTTCTCGTCGGACGGGCGGTtcctggcggcggcggaggcggcggactTCGTCCACGTGTACGACGCGCGGGCCGGCTACGGCGCCGCGCAGGAGATCGGCCTGTTCGGGGAGATCGCCGGCGTGGCGTTCAGCCCGGACGCGGGCGCGCTGTTCGTCGGGGTGGCCGACCGGGCCTACGGCAGCTTGCTCGAGTTCGGCAGGCGGGGCCGGCACGCTTACCTGGACTCGTACCTGTGA